Genomic segment of Gasterosteus aculeatus chromosome 4, fGasAcu3.hap1.1, whole genome shotgun sequence:
TTTTGGGGGgtgagatgggggagggggggggcggtagaGCGTTAAGACATTTCTTTGGAAAAACTGAGCACAAGATGTTCCTGTGAGGTTAGAAACTGCTTCAGCAACACGCCCCACGCCGGCGGATGAAGAGGCCGCCCGACTGCCCGGGGAGGTCACGTGGTCACGCGCGGGAAAGACCCACGGACGCACAAACTCACCAAGCAGGCCGACATCCTGGCGTTCCGGCCGCAGAACCAGGACCGGTCGCGGAGGTACCGACTCAGGGGGAAACCACACGGTCCGCTGGCGCCCTCTGcaaagggaacacacacacacacacacacacacacacacacacacacacacaaagggggtCTCGAGGGAGAATTCTACTTCTAATTCACAGACTTTCTTTAGGAGTAACGTGAGCAGAGCAAAGCGCCAATCTGTTTACAGCAGCTCGACCTCGCGGCGGCCACACAGCGCGCAGCTGAAGTGGCCACATACAAACGCTCGCCTGCGCCAAGACAAATATTTTGGATGTGGTCGTGGTGCTAGCGCACGTTTGCAAACATCTCGTGACGTGGAGGCTCCGGGGGGGCCCCGGGCGCCAGAATGCACTTGACCGCTTGTGAGTAAACGCTATGAGAGACGTGGGACGAGCCTTCTACAAGTGGTGCTGCTTCGTTCCCAAATGAGCTCGTCCTTTAGGGTGATGTGGGCCGACCTAGTCCTTTGTTGAATTCTTTTGAAAGATCAAGCCGCAGTTCGGGAAAACCAGGTTGGAAagaagtttttttattttcgaAATCAGCGGGCCGTGATGTCACTTCCCACCCGCTCTTGGCCGACGCTGCAGCCGCGTAGACGATCGTGCGCCTCGCAGACGGAGCGGGGAAGGATGATGTCATCCCGTCGGGCTGTGTTAACCTCGGAGTCGAGGCCGAATAGGCGGAAACCTCCCCGCTGACTAAATAACACTAAAACAAATTCTCCTCAATCCCTTAAATCCCCCCTTTCGTAGCGCAACTCCAGAAGGGCAGCCCGGCCCGAGACGTTCGTCTGACTTGTTGACTATAAAATGCGACTGCAGGTGTTTCGTTTCAGACTGGATTCGGCGAACGCTGCAGGTGTCTGAGGCGGGAGAAAGAATGTGAGCTCCGTGCGCAACCGAAACCACGTGTTCCTCAAGAAAAGTGCGTGACTGTCACCGCTtcctaacacaaacacacttatcTGTcgctgccagtgtgtgtgtgtgtgtgtgtgtgtgtgtgtgtgtgtgcgtttggttACCCTGTCGGGCCGGGTCGAACTCCTCAGTCAGCAGGTGATAGCAGCAGCCCACGCTGCAGACCGCGGCCAGCTCCGGTTTGGCCACAAACATCCTCAGGGTGCTGGGAGCCAAGTCGCCGCACGTGTGCAGGCCGACCACGACCGCATCCTGGaatttggggggaggggggggagaaaaaaaaaggagaatcgATGGTGAAATTTATTGATGACGACTCGCACACAGATTTGGGCCCCGCGCCGCGATCCCACAATCGCTCCGGTAATGCgaactccagctgctgctgtggcgGCTCTATTTACAACTTGGCTTCCTCCCCCCGACTCACCTCCAGCTCGTCGATGAGCTCTCGCAGCTCCGTTTCGGCGGTGACGTACGAAGTGAGGGGTGAAAACGCGACGCCGGCGCCGGCCGTTCGGTTCTGAGCTTTCCTCTCCAggttctccctcttcctcctctgcctctcctcgtCGCTCAGGCGGCCGGGCGGCGCTCTGGCGGGCGACGGCCGCATCACATCCGCCGACAGGGCGCCGAGGAAGAGCTCCTCCGACTCCGCGGTCGACTCTGGAGGCCTTCCCGCCGCCGGCTCGACGTTTGATGGGACGACTGGCGCCTCCCGCTGCTCCTCCCGTGACGCGTTTCCCGGTTCCCCATCGCCGTGCGCTACATCGCCGTCTCCATCTCGTCCAGGCTTCACGTCTACTTGCACGTTCTGATGTGAAGGTGCGGCCTCTCCCTGTGCCCTCGCTGCCTTGTTGCATCTCTGGTACGCCCTGGAGAACCTTTCCAGCTTGCGGTTCCTCTCCTGGGCCCCGTGCGTGTTGGTGCTGGAGGAGTCGATGCCGTAGACCCGGAGGCAGTACTGCAGGGACAGAAAGGAGCTCAGGTAGCCTTTCCCTGAGCCGACATCGATCACCTGCACGGGAGGGAAAGTCACCATGTCAGGGTGTTCGGTTAAATGTCTCCCCAACAGAGCACGTAGGCTTTTCTAGTGCTAATTTCGAAAAAAGTCACTTGACCTGTTTGACTCCACAGCGCCGGGCCAGAGAGGCCACCACCTCCGACATGGATTTGACCTCGTGAGATTTCTTCGAGTTCATAAACTCGTCCGTCACCAGCTCAGCATCTGGGTTGGACGGAACAAAAGTCTGATTTCTTGCGCTACGTATCTTTACCACAAaagtaaattaataaataactgGTTTCCTCCCCTCAGCGTGGAACAATGTGTTTGGACTCTTCCCTACCTGTAGCTGCCACTGGAGCAGCCGGCTCGCGCCCGTCCCCTCGGAGGCCCTGCAGTAGCTCATCCCGGCTCATGCAGACTCCAAGGCCGAGCAGCGAGTGGGCCTTGGCCGCCCGCAACAGTTCTTGGGTGTCGACCAGCCGGTTTGTATCATTGCAAAACCCAAATGTAGTCCTGGTTTGCTCCGATTCTggaataaggcagaaatgaaagCAAAGGTTGCTAGAGTTTTATACTTTCCATGTgtttaataaaaactaaatgtttattCTATTACGAATAGCTTGTCAGTGAATGGATTTTGGTATTGCAAACACCTTTTTACAATTTGGTACCCCTTTGGCACCCCAAAAGCTGCTTTAACTATTTGTAACAATGGCCTAGTACTAATTTGAAGGCTAAACATTAGTGTtagcataataataatgagtgtTAAAGTTTATAGATAACCTTCATACAAGAATGGACTCTTAGAATGCGTATTTCTAAGAAATCGTTTTTTTCGGTAAATATGCATTTCTAGGCTATTTACCGTTTTCTTTGTGCTctggctccctctgctggtcatTGCGTGAAGCGACGGTTGACAGGACCTCCTGAGGTGGCACGGCCATGAAGCGGTTCCACGCGTCGTGAGTGTAAAACTCCACAGTGTGAGCGTTGGCGATGCTCAGGGTTATGGACAGAAACCGCTGAACTTCATCGATTCGGCGTTGAGTTTCTGTGAGGCTGTACGAAGCAGAAGACATATTAAAAAGCCCTCTAAAGGCGGCCAGTGTAAAGCATGCAAGTCCGTCTGCTGCCGATGTACGGTTAGGCAAAAGGAGTCGAAAAGTCGTTAGATTATTTTACAATATACgtattttttcaaagaaaatgtaCAGTGGCATACATACAAtggtaaatatttgatttgtgaCAAAATATTGCATCGTATTTGCttcagaaatataaatatatcgtattaaaaaaaaggctcgGTCATCGATTATTCATGCCTGCCTTGAATGCGTCATCACTCAGCGCCTGTAAGGAAATGGCATGCAGCCTGAACCCGCATGAACGTGTAAACATTTGAGTTTCCCAGGCAAGATTCAACTCAAATGGCACCAAcagatcaaaaaatgaaaaatgagaagTTCACCCCGAAAGATGGCAACTGGAAGAAGTCAAAAAGTAACGTCCAGGGTTTCAAGCATAAGAGGAAATGGGTCCCCGAGCAAAACGTATACGAAGGCAGTATTAAAGAAGGTAAGTTTCGGCCAAATACCGCGAACGCGATTAGTGAGTAACTGCTGTTTGAtaaataatgtgatttaatTGGATAAGCAGAACGTTAAATAGTTTTTCCTTTCATTCTACGTCATACGGGTTGATTTTATAGATAGTCTTTCAATAAATATACCGTCAACTTTTGCTTCTGTCTTCTTTCCTAAGGTCAGGGGTTTGCtttaaagaggaaggaaaaagtcAAGCATGAGTACAACAAGCTGCTgcggaaggagaggaagaaaaacccCGAGTCCAAAGCTCTGTACAAGGAGGAGTACCCCGAACACCTCAAGCATCTGTACATGGCCGAGGCCCAGAAACTGAAGAACGAAGCCTGGACCCATCGATTGAACAGGACTAAACTGAGAATTAAAGAGCCACACGTGGATGAAGAGAGCGGTGAAAGCACtaatggtgatggtgatgatgatgatgatgatgatgctgatgctgatgctgctccTACTGAGCCAAATCCAGAAGCTACTGATGGATCCGAGCTGACGGACGCTGGCACTGGGAATCCGGAATCCGGTGACGCCGCAGAGAAAGAGTGGTGAGGAAATGTCTCCAAAACGTCATTGTCACATGACGCTCGCAGTTTAGCTTTGAGGGATGTTGATGTTAAGACCTAAACCTATGATCTTCTTTTCCAGTCTTCCAATGAGCAACCGCATGAGGAAAAAAGTGCTGAAGAAGACGTCCTACCAGAAGACAAAAGAGGAATTTGAGGCAATCgcgaaaaaacagagagagaagaaagaggtgGAATATTTATATGATTGTTTACTAGTTAACTTTTGCCACAAAAATTACTAAACAAATTATTTGTGACTCCAAATAAACTGCATTCTTACGGGTTTCATGTTCTTTTGATTCTGTGTGTCCAGGAGCATCTGAAAAAAAGcaagcagagaggagaagccATTCAGAactacaaaaagaagaagatggagacctttcagatactgaagaagaagaccaggaaAGGACAGCCCAATCTGAACCTCCAAATGGAGTATTTGCTTCAAAAGATCACCCAAGGAACTGGGAAATGACTTTTGAGTCAGAGCTGATATAATTATTGTGAGAAGAGTGGACCGTTACTTCTATTCAACTCTCTGTATTGAGTCTGTTGCAAGGAATAACTCAAGGACAATTCAAATTGTGCTTctcatgaaaacataaatggtATTATTTTAGACTCGGACCACAAGATGGCGTCGTAAGACAAGGAGATGCTGATGGAACTCTTTTATTAATcacaaaatgttgtatttttctgtAATCGCTCTTCATTGGGCGACACATTTGTCCCAGTTGTATTTTATTACCATGAAGTCAAATATTCATCACATAAGCTGTCATTTAGCAAGAGTAAACTAGTTTAGAATATATTTAGGCATAAACCTTTGAAAATCCATTTTATCTGCAATATTCTTGTTTAACTTTGGTAACGCCAAGCTGCAAGGATCCTTTCCCAAAGTAATAACACCgctgtaaataaaacaataacatttaaGCTGCTGGTCTGGTACGTCTTCTTGTCATCAGGCGATACAAACACACCGCGTACGCGTCAGCGGCTTAAATCCAGCAACCTTCTCCGTCCCAGTGGACGCAGACTGAAAAGCCTCCGGCCGCTCCCTCATGACATCACATGGTCGCAGAATGACTTCTCAAACGTTCATCTGTGAGGCAAGACTTCCTAAACACAGAGCGCGCTCACTGCTCTGTTGATACTgcaagcagaaaaagaaaagaaaaaagtcttTCTTTTATATAAGGTAAGACCACGTCTTCAGTTTCTGGTTTATTTAAAGATGCCATTTTTAACTTAAAAAGTATGTTTAAAGCTGTGTGTTCTTGATTTAAAAGAAAGGACCAAAGCCTTTTTGGTGTCCTTGGAAGAGTAAAGCAGTTTTCTGTAGTACAGTCAGTCTGCAGAGGGACATACCCGAGGCCTGTGCAGGACAggaatgtgtttgtattcataAAGTCGTATGAGGATACTAACAGAAGTGTATTGTGTTTAATGTCCAACTTAAGCACTgagttttgttttcttgcaaAGCTTAAACCTGCTGACTCGCTACAGATAAAACCAACCTTTCCACCACGTGAACTTAGTCAACATAACTCCACTTGAAAACCTGAAATCTGCGTGTTCATTTCTGCCAACTGCTGCACGGCTCTTAATGCGAGCGACACAGTGCTTCAAACCTAGTTTGAGGTTAAGTTGTtgcaactaaaataaaaaacgctATTGGTGGGAAACTCCGCTCTGAATTGAGCCGTGACTTTACTTTTGGGCAACGGGTCTTGCAGGCATTACGCCGTCATGTGTTCTATAGGTATTAAGATAATCCTTGACACTGTTTACATGCCTTTGAGTTGCTTGTTCCTGGCTTATTAGAAAAGGGAAGTACTGTACCGTCGTAGGTAGCGCGGTCCTGTTGCGTTAATGTTGTGATCACTTGTGTAACCGTACATCTCACCACTAGTTTCCTCAAAATATCGCCTTTTACTAAGTGGTATTAAGTTGAGATGACTGCTGAACTGaactctttctctttgtctcataGGAGCATGCAACCATTCTAGGTCTATTCATAAGCCACAAAGTTATCAGTGATCTCATCACTTGTGTAACCGTACATCTCACCACTATATTCCTCAAAATATCGCCTTTTACTAAGTGGTATTAAGTTGAGATGACTGCTGAACTGaactctttctctttgtctcataGGAGCATGCAACCATTCTAGGTCTATTCATAAGCCACAAAGTTATCAGTGATCTCATCAcctgatgctgcttcctgtcttcGTCGTCATGGCGACTCTTTAAGAGCCCCGCAGCACTAAAACAGGCT
This window contains:
- the mettl25 gene encoding putative methyltransferase-like protein 25, translating into MSSASYSLTETQRRIDEVQRFLSITLSIANAHTVEFYTHDAWNRFMAVPPQEVLSTVASRNDQQREPEHKENESEQTRTTFGFCNDTNRLVDTQELLRAAKAHSLLGLGVCMSRDELLQGLRGDGREPAAPVAATDAELVTDEFMNSKKSHEVKSMSEVVASLARRCGVKQVIDVGSGKGYLSSFLSLQYCLRVYGIDSSSTNTHGAQERNRKLERFSRAYQRCNKAARAQGEAAPSHQNVQVDVKPGRDGDGDVAHGDGEPGNASREEQREAPVVPSNVEPAAGRPPESTAESEELFLGALSADVMRPSPARAPPGRLSDEERQRRKRENLERKAQNRTAGAGVAFSPLTSYVTAETELRELIDELEDAVVVGLHTCGDLAPSTLRMFVAKPELAAVCSVGCCYHLLTEEFDPARQEGASGPCGFPLSRYLRDRSWFCGRNARMSACLALERVSHGQGIQMESLFYRAVLHVILRDRYDCFRSEKRVGNVYSKSKSFVDYVRRALRRLELDESKLSDGDIQDYHDAYRPRMGEMHAFNMLKVTLAPCIEGLILLDRLCYLQEQADLSFTALVQLFDPLLSPRCYAVVGLKTISP
- the ccdc59 gene encoding thyroid transcription factor 1-associated protein 26 homolog, whose amino-acid sequence is MAPTDQKMKNEKFTPKDGNWKKSKSNVQGFKHKRKWVPEQNVYEGSIKEGQGFALKRKEKVKHEYNKLLRKERKKNPESKALYKEEYPEHLKHLYMAEAQKLKNEAWTHRLNRTKLRIKEPHVDEESGESTNGDGDDDDDDDADADAAPTEPNPEATDGSELTDAGTGNPESGDAAEKECLPMSNRMRKKVLKKTSYQKTKEEFEAIAKKQREKKEEHLKKSKQRGEAIQNYKKKKMETFQILKKKTRKGQPNLNLQMEYLLQKITQGTGK